A single region of the Sulfitobacter geojensis genome encodes:
- a CDS encoding M20 aminoacylase family protein has product MPVKNRFAELHDNITAWRRDLHEHPEILFETHRTSATVAEKLRSFGCDEVVEGIGRTGVVGVIKGKTQTSGKVIGLRADMDALPIHEQTGVEYASKTPNAMHACGHDGHTAMLLGAAQYLAETRNFDGTCVVIFQPAEEGGGGGKEMCDDGMMERWGIQEVYGMHNWPGMPTGSFGIRTGPFFAATDLLEIEVEGLGGHAAKPNETIDTTVVTAHIITALQTIVSRNADPIGNIVVSITSIESSSKAFNVIPQRVNLLGTVRTLSNELRDLAEKRVVEICEGVAASFGAVARVKYVRNYPVMVNHPEQTEFAADVARQVAGECGEAPLVMGGEDFAFMLEARPGAYILMGNGDGAAVHHPMYNFNDEAIPAGCSWWAGIVEQRMPAA; this is encoded by the coding sequence ATGCCGGTCAAAAACCGTTTTGCCGAACTTCATGACAACATCACTGCATGGCGCCGTGATCTGCACGAACACCCTGAAATCCTGTTCGAAACCCACCGCACCTCTGCCACAGTGGCCGAAAAACTGCGCAGTTTCGGGTGTGACGAAGTGGTCGAAGGCATCGGGCGCACCGGTGTTGTCGGCGTGATCAAGGGCAAAACACAGACCTCGGGCAAGGTCATCGGGTTGCGCGCGGATATGGATGCGCTGCCGATCCATGAACAAACCGGCGTTGAATATGCCTCCAAGACGCCAAATGCGATGCATGCTTGCGGGCATGACGGGCACACAGCAATGTTGCTGGGCGCAGCGCAGTATCTGGCCGAAACCCGTAATTTCGATGGCACCTGCGTGGTGATTTTCCAGCCCGCCGAAGAAGGCGGCGGCGGTGGTAAGGAAATGTGCGACGACGGGATGATGGAGCGTTGGGGCATTCAGGAAGTCTATGGCATGCACAACTGGCCCGGTATGCCGACCGGTTCCTTCGGCATCCGCACAGGTCCGTTTTTTGCCGCGACCGACCTGTTAGAGATCGAAGTCGAAGGTCTTGGCGGGCATGCGGCCAAGCCGAACGAAACCATTGATACCACCGTGGTCACCGCGCATATCATCACCGCGCTGCAAACCATCGTCAGCCGCAATGCCGATCCGATCGGCAATATCGTGGTGTCGATCACATCAATCGAATCTTCGTCAAAAGCCTTCAACGTGATCCCGCAGCGTGTGAACCTGCTGGGCACGGTGCGCACGCTTTCGAATGAATTGCGCGATCTGGCCGAAAAGCGGGTTGTCGAAATCTGCGAAGGTGTCGCGGCCAGTTTCGGGGCCGTGGCGCGGGTGAAATACGTGCGCAACTATCCGGTGATGGTGAACCATCCCGAGCAGACCGAGTTCGCCGCGGATGTGGCACGGCAGGTCGCGGGTGAGTGCGGCGAGGCTCCCTTGGTCATGGGCGGCGAAGATTTTGCCTTCATGCTCGAAGCGCGTCCCGGTGCATATATCCTGATGGGCAACGGGGACGGCGCGGCGGTGCATCACCCGATGTATAATTTCAACGACGAAGCGATCCCCGCAGGGTGCAGCTGGTGGGCAGGCATTGTCGAACAGCGCATGCCAGCGGCGTAA
- a CDS encoding carboxymuconolactone decarboxylase family protein: protein MTDFPSHDLDTAPEASKPLLEASQKAFGRLPGLHKVLAESPQAYEGYQVLHKLFTETDFDADELTVVWQAINVENECHYCVPAHTGIAKMMKVSDDLSDALRNETPLGSDKLEALRSFTVQMVRQRGNVTDAQMKAFFDAGYGHRAVLDVILGMAQKTMSNYTNHVAQTPVDEVFQPLAWTRSEKPLEV from the coding sequence ATGACTGATTTCCCTTCACACGATCTCGATACTGCCCCCGAAGCGTCAAAGCCGCTGCTGGAAGCATCGCAAAAGGCGTTCGGCCGTCTGCCCGGCCTGCACAAGGTTCTGGCCGAAAGCCCGCAGGCTTATGAGGGCTATCAGGTGCTGCACAAGCTGTTCACCGAGACAGATTTCGACGCGGACGAGCTGACCGTTGTTTGGCAGGCAATCAATGTCGAAAACGAATGCCACTACTGCGTGCCGGCGCACACAGGGATCGCCAAGATGATGAAAGTCTCCGATGATCTTTCCGACGCGCTGCGCAACGAAACGCCTTTGGGCTCGGACAAACTGGAAGCCTTGCGCAGCTTTACCGTGCAGATGGTGCGCCAGCGCGGCAATGTGACAGATGCGCAAATGAAGGCCTTCTTTGACGCCGGTTACGGTCACCGTGCGGTTCTGGACGTGATCCTTGGTATGGCGCAGAAAACCATGTCGAACTACACCAACCACGTCGCGCAAACACCTGTCGACGAAGTGTTCCAGCCACTGGCGTGGACACGCAGCGAAAAGCCGCTGGAGGTCTAA
- a CDS encoding TetR/AcrR family transcriptional regulator, whose amino-acid sequence MPRKPNYDRTALIARARDLFWRQGWAGTSLKDLENELKMKPGSFYAAFGSKDALYELAMDTYAADGAARLTTLVEAEGALRALQDYPKLVISRDSAPAQACMLAKTVLELKPRDHPLAARATTHLKTMEGLFADVFAQAQAKGEISAERDPTALARRYQSDLMGLRVSSERGDIDARLIADEIAQSLSQL is encoded by the coding sequence GTGCCCCGCAAACCCAACTATGACCGTACTGCCCTGATTGCGCGCGCGCGCGATTTGTTCTGGCGACAGGGCTGGGCCGGTACATCGCTGAAAGATCTCGAAAACGAATTAAAGATGAAACCCGGCAGCTTTTATGCCGCTTTCGGGTCAAAGGATGCGCTGTATGAATTAGCGATGGATACTTATGCCGCTGATGGGGCCGCGCGTCTGACAACGCTGGTCGAAGCCGAAGGCGCGCTGCGCGCCCTGCAAGACTATCCCAAATTGGTGATTTCGCGCGACTCCGCCCCGGCTCAAGCCTGCATGCTGGCGAAAACGGTTCTGGAGTTAAAGCCCCGCGACCATCCGCTTGCGGCGCGCGCGACCACCCACCTTAAAACTATGGAAGGGCTGTTTGCCGATGTCTTTGCGCAAGCACAAGCCAAGGGTGAGATCAGCGCCGAACGCGACCCGACGGCATTGGCGCGCCGGTATCAATCGGACCTGATGGGCTTGCGCGTATCGTCAGAGCGCGGCGACATTGACGCGCGCCTCATTGCGGATGAAATCGCGCAAAGCCTGTCCCAGCTCTAA